A stretch of the Hippocampus zosterae strain Florida chromosome 16, ASM2543408v3, whole genome shotgun sequence genome encodes the following:
- the sh3pxd2b gene encoding SH3 and PX domain-containing protein 2B isoform X6, translating into MSTAGEPAGKKKSGFAERATTFLKRGDGTSADPLLLDQYVAVTDYEKQESSEISLRVGQVVEVIEKNESGWWFVSSEDAQGWVPATCLEAQDDPDDFSLPGDEAPRRFWSLPRHVGRRRTLGDLFSTGFGQEEKYSVVYPYSARDQDEIDLERGMIVEVIQKNLEGWWKIRYQGREGWAPASYLKKTDIQSQKQASCGVTHASANDLDGFSKQSQPTRETRDGSQKENRLSFFSDNKRFGLRQRPPPRRDLSIPRGTNLPKPPGPPQVEEEFYTIADFQTTIPDGISFQAGVKVEVIEKNGSGWWYIQIDDQEGWAPATFIDKYKKTSNAVRPNFLAPLPNEMERLRLEDSGSSNAPCTDDSWSKPLPDEPTGAPESCTRAKLRDWKSGATKSSAFSGPLPPAPAAPPDDKPALPPRRESINKSFDSEAADKPARPDHSKHLPPKPPAPGVIVPLVPPKAAPFKADKTPEPKKEDKSKALHLRNEMGLECGHKVSAKEVKKFNLKPVPKQPPKPKAEVTEEKPEAASPAVFMKPKPVVRPKPIPAAKPESPAENKVDITNLRSKLRPSKPADPGSASGEVTQPHDHPAALPSAPPFHSSSLNNGKNCDEPKFPPKNMNGHSQESSPPLAKPAVPPHKEAPLRPPALAPRRPPPPKKTTPSSPTEIKPPAALKDAQDSPKTGPQLNRPPPPKPKGFSPAIQSKEKEESKGNKIVIPPKPQVKSDKPGPPKDKLPPLLKDKESSKEELYLAVADFDGDDPTSSFKVGTLFEVLEKNSSGWWFCKNIGEDVEGWIPSNYLSKKP; encoded by the exons GGAACCAGCCGGAAAGAAGAAATCAG GGTTTGCCGAGAGAGCGACTACTTTCCTAAAGCGAG GAGACGGCACTTCGGCGGACCCGCTCCTTTTGGACCAGTATGTGGCCGTCACGGACTACGAGAAGCAAGAGAGCTCTGAGATCAGTCTCCGGGTGGGTCAGGTGGTGGAGGTCATTGAGAAAAATGAGTCCG GCTGGTGGTTCGTGAGTTCCGAAGACGCCCAGGGCTGGGTTCCTGCCACCTGCCTGGAGGCCCAGGATGACCCCGATGACTTCAGTCTTCCGGGAGACGAAG CGCCTCGGAGATTCTGGTCTTTGCCGAGGCACGTGGGCCGCCGTCGAACTTTAGGGGATCTTTTCAGCACGGGCTTTGGGCAAG aaGAAAAATATTCCGTGGTTTATCCTTACTCGGCCCGGGATCAAGATGAGATCGACCTGGAGAGAGGAATGATTGTGGAGGTCATTCAGAAAAACTTGGAGGGCTGGTGGAAGATCAG GTACCAGGGACGCGAGGGCTGGGCCCCGGCTTCCTACTTGAAAAAGACCGACATTCAAAGCCAGAAACAGGCGTCGTGCGGCGTCACGCACGCCAGCGCCAACGACCTGGACGGATTCTCCAAACAGAGCCAGCCGACCCGAGAGACCCGCGACGGCAGCCAGAAAGAAAACAGACTCTCGTTCTTCTCTGACAACAAAA gATTTGGCCTAAGACAAAGACCTCCTCCACGCAGAGATCTTTCCATA CCACGAGGTACAAACCTTCCCAAGCCGCCTGGTCCTCCACAGGTCGAGGAAGAGTTCTACACAATAGCCGACTTCCAGACCACCATTCCCGATGGGATCAGCTTCCAGGCTGGAGTAAAAGTGGAG GTGATTGAGAAGAACGGCAGCGGCTGGTGGTACATTCAAATAGACGATCAAGAAGGTTGGGCTCCGGCGACATTTATCGATAAGTACAAGAAGACGAGCAATGCCGTACGGCCCAATTTTTTGGCCCCTCTGCCCAATGAGATGGAGAGGTTGCGGCTGGAGGACAGCGGTTCTTCAAATGCACCGTGCACAGATGATAGCTGGTCCAAGCCCTTACCGGATGAGCCCACCGGAGCCCCCGAATCATGCACCCGAGCCAAGCTTAGAGACTGGAAGTCTGGTGCTACCAAGTCGTCCGCCTTCTCCGGACCACTGCCTCCAGCCCCTGCGGCGCCGCCGGATGACAAACCAGCTCTGCCCCCAAGAAGAGAGTCCATCAATAAGAGCTTTGACTCGGAGGCGGCAGACAAACCGGCCAGACCGGATCATTCCAAGCATTTGCCTCCTAAACCACCAGCTCCCGGTGTCATCGTGCCGCTGGTTCCGCCAAAGGCGGCTCCTTTCAAAGCGGACAAAACACCCGAACCAAAGAAAGAGGACAAGAGCAAAGCGCTTCACCTTCGCAATGAGATGGGTCTGGAATGCGGTCACAAGGTCTCCGCCAAAGAGGTCAAGAAGTTTAACCTGAAACCGGTCCCCAAGCAGCCACCCAAACCCAAGGCCGAAGTCACGGAGGAGAAACCGGAGGCAGCTTCTCCAGCGGTATTTATGAAGCCGAAGCCGGTGGTCCGACCGAAACCCATTCCGGCCGCCAAGCCGGAGTCGCCAGCGGAGAACAAAGTCGACATCACCAACCTGAGAAGTAAGCTGAGGCCTTCAAAACCCGCGGATCCCGGCTCCGCTTCGGGAGAGGTCACCCAGCCGCACGATCACCCGGCGGCCCTTCCTAGCGCGCCACCCTTTCATAGCTCATCTCTGAATAACGGCAAGAACTGTGACGAACCAAAATTCCCACCTAAAAACATGAACGGCCATAGTCAAGAGAGCTCGCCACCTCTTGCAAAACCAGCAGTCCCTCCCCACAAGGAGGCCCCTCTAAGACCCCCAGCCTTGGCCCCGAGAAGACCTCCTCCTCCAAAGAAAACCACCCCATCTAGCCCAACTGAAATCAAACCACCGGCTGCTTTAAAAGACGCTCAAGATTCTCCTAAGACCGGTCCACAACTCAACAGACCCCCACCTCCGAAACCAAAGGGCTTTTCTCCAGCTatccaaagcaaagaaaaagaagaatccaAGGGTAATAAAATCGTGATTCCCCCCAAACCTCAGGTGAAGAGCGACAAGCCCGGCCCGCCCAAAGACAAGCTCCCACCTTTGCTCAAGGACAAGGAATCCAGCAAGGAGGAGCTCTACCTGGCCGTGGCGGACTTTGATGGCGACGACCCGACCTCCAGCTTCAAGGTGGGGACGCTCTTTGAGGTGCTGGAGAAGAACAGCAGTGGCTGGTGGTTCTGCAAGAACATAGGAGAAGATGTTGAGGGCTGGATCCCTTCCAATTACTTGAGCAAGAAACCGTGA
- the sh3pxd2b gene encoding SH3 and PX domain-containing protein 2B isoform X7, translating to MSTAGEPAGKKKSGDGTSADPLLLDQYVAVTDYEKQESSEISLRVGQVVEVIEKNESGWWFVSSEDAQGWVPATCLEAQDDPDDFSLPGDEAPRRFWSLPRHVGRRRTLGDLFSTGFGQEEKYSVVYPYSARDQDEIDLERGMIVEVIQKNLEGWWKIRYQGREGWAPASYLKKTDIQSQKQASCGVTHASANDLDGFSKQSQPTRETRDGSQKENRLSFFSDNKRFGLRQRPPPRRDLSIPRGTNLPKPPGPPQVEEEFYTIADFQTTIPDGISFQAGVKVEVIEKNGSGWWYIQIDDQEGWAPATFIDKYKKTSNAVRPNFLAPLPNEMERLRLEDSGSSNAPCTDDSWSKPLPDEPTGAPESCTRAKLRDWKSGATKSSAFSGPLPPAPAAPPDDKPALPPRRESINKSFDSEAADKPARPDHSKHLPPKPPAPGVIVPLVPPKAAPFKADKTPEPKKEDKSKALHLRNEMGLECGHKVSAKEVKKFNLKPVPKQPPKPKAEVTEEKPEAASPAVFMKPKPVVRPKPIPAAKPESPAENKVDITNLRSKLRPSKPADPGSASGEVTQPHDHPAALPSAPPFHSSSLNNGKNCDEPKFPPKNMNGHSQESSPPLAKPAVPPHKEAPLRPPALAPRRPPPPKKTTPSSPTEIKPPAALKDAQDSPKTGPQLNRPPPPKPKGFSPAIQSKEKEESKGNKIVIPPKPQVKSDKPGPPKDKLPPLLKDKESSKEELYLAVADFDGDDPTSSFKVGTLFEVLEKNSSGWWFCKNIGEDVEGWIPSNYLSKKP from the exons GGAACCAGCCGGAAAGAAGAAATCAG GAGACGGCACTTCGGCGGACCCGCTCCTTTTGGACCAGTATGTGGCCGTCACGGACTACGAGAAGCAAGAGAGCTCTGAGATCAGTCTCCGGGTGGGTCAGGTGGTGGAGGTCATTGAGAAAAATGAGTCCG GCTGGTGGTTCGTGAGTTCCGAAGACGCCCAGGGCTGGGTTCCTGCCACCTGCCTGGAGGCCCAGGATGACCCCGATGACTTCAGTCTTCCGGGAGACGAAG CGCCTCGGAGATTCTGGTCTTTGCCGAGGCACGTGGGCCGCCGTCGAACTTTAGGGGATCTTTTCAGCACGGGCTTTGGGCAAG aaGAAAAATATTCCGTGGTTTATCCTTACTCGGCCCGGGATCAAGATGAGATCGACCTGGAGAGAGGAATGATTGTGGAGGTCATTCAGAAAAACTTGGAGGGCTGGTGGAAGATCAG GTACCAGGGACGCGAGGGCTGGGCCCCGGCTTCCTACTTGAAAAAGACCGACATTCAAAGCCAGAAACAGGCGTCGTGCGGCGTCACGCACGCCAGCGCCAACGACCTGGACGGATTCTCCAAACAGAGCCAGCCGACCCGAGAGACCCGCGACGGCAGCCAGAAAGAAAACAGACTCTCGTTCTTCTCTGACAACAAAA gATTTGGCCTAAGACAAAGACCTCCTCCACGCAGAGATCTTTCCATA CCACGAGGTACAAACCTTCCCAAGCCGCCTGGTCCTCCACAGGTCGAGGAAGAGTTCTACACAATAGCCGACTTCCAGACCACCATTCCCGATGGGATCAGCTTCCAGGCTGGAGTAAAAGTGGAG GTGATTGAGAAGAACGGCAGCGGCTGGTGGTACATTCAAATAGACGATCAAGAAGGTTGGGCTCCGGCGACATTTATCGATAAGTACAAGAAGACGAGCAATGCCGTACGGCCCAATTTTTTGGCCCCTCTGCCCAATGAGATGGAGAGGTTGCGGCTGGAGGACAGCGGTTCTTCAAATGCACCGTGCACAGATGATAGCTGGTCCAAGCCCTTACCGGATGAGCCCACCGGAGCCCCCGAATCATGCACCCGAGCCAAGCTTAGAGACTGGAAGTCTGGTGCTACCAAGTCGTCCGCCTTCTCCGGACCACTGCCTCCAGCCCCTGCGGCGCCGCCGGATGACAAACCAGCTCTGCCCCCAAGAAGAGAGTCCATCAATAAGAGCTTTGACTCGGAGGCGGCAGACAAACCGGCCAGACCGGATCATTCCAAGCATTTGCCTCCTAAACCACCAGCTCCCGGTGTCATCGTGCCGCTGGTTCCGCCAAAGGCGGCTCCTTTCAAAGCGGACAAAACACCCGAACCAAAGAAAGAGGACAAGAGCAAAGCGCTTCACCTTCGCAATGAGATGGGTCTGGAATGCGGTCACAAGGTCTCCGCCAAAGAGGTCAAGAAGTTTAACCTGAAACCGGTCCCCAAGCAGCCACCCAAACCCAAGGCCGAAGTCACGGAGGAGAAACCGGAGGCAGCTTCTCCAGCGGTATTTATGAAGCCGAAGCCGGTGGTCCGACCGAAACCCATTCCGGCCGCCAAGCCGGAGTCGCCAGCGGAGAACAAAGTCGACATCACCAACCTGAGAAGTAAGCTGAGGCCTTCAAAACCCGCGGATCCCGGCTCCGCTTCGGGAGAGGTCACCCAGCCGCACGATCACCCGGCGGCCCTTCCTAGCGCGCCACCCTTTCATAGCTCATCTCTGAATAACGGCAAGAACTGTGACGAACCAAAATTCCCACCTAAAAACATGAACGGCCATAGTCAAGAGAGCTCGCCACCTCTTGCAAAACCAGCAGTCCCTCCCCACAAGGAGGCCCCTCTAAGACCCCCAGCCTTGGCCCCGAGAAGACCTCCTCCTCCAAAGAAAACCACCCCATCTAGCCCAACTGAAATCAAACCACCGGCTGCTTTAAAAGACGCTCAAGATTCTCCTAAGACCGGTCCACAACTCAACAGACCCCCACCTCCGAAACCAAAGGGCTTTTCTCCAGCTatccaaagcaaagaaaaagaagaatccaAGGGTAATAAAATCGTGATTCCCCCCAAACCTCAGGTGAAGAGCGACAAGCCCGGCCCGCCCAAAGACAAGCTCCCACCTTTGCTCAAGGACAAGGAATCCAGCAAGGAGGAGCTCTACCTGGCCGTGGCGGACTTTGATGGCGACGACCCGACCTCCAGCTTCAAGGTGGGGACGCTCTTTGAGGTGCTGGAGAAGAACAGCAGTGGCTGGTGGTTCTGCAAGAACATAGGAGAAGATGTTGAGGGCTGGATCCCTTCCAATTACTTGAGCAAGAAACCGTGA